A region of the Vanrija pseudolonga chromosome 2, complete sequence genome:
AAGCTGAGGTTGGGCTGTTGCCTCATGCTtggtgacggcgagcggggagAAGCGAATGGCGATGCGGGCTTGTTACGCTGATAGTACGGTCAGCAACGATCAAAGTGGGCGCACGGCTAGACCAAACACGCCACACCGCAactcacctcgtcgcccatgGCCTTTGCGAGTTCACCGACAAGCCGGCCAAGGCTGCGGTCGGGGTCGaactcgtcggcggcgccggtaCTGACTCCGCGTGCGGCCGGGCGGCGGaagacgccggcgccaagagTGGCCGCGGAGACATGGTGGCCGGCCGTGCTGGTGGGTGAgatgccgccgagggtgGTCTCGGTGCGCATGCTCACGccgcgtgcggcgcgggcttTCGGCGTGTCCAGGGTCGAGGGGAAGCGGGGGAAGGAGGCGTCGAAcgagtcgagctgggcaggcgccgagcgcccgacgccgatcGTCGAGAGGGACGAGAATGAGTCTTCGGCGGGGTCACGGCGCCGGGGGGAgagggacgacgacgtggccgTCAGACTGAGCGTTGACAGGTCCTGGTCGAGGGTGTTCTCCAGcctgcggcgctcggcctcggtcgacGAGTAGGGGATTGCAGGCGCGCCCATCCTGTCGCGCTTGGGGCTTAGGTTACTGCAGCTTATGCGGCACAGGAaggcgggggaggggtaTGTTTGTGACGAGGACAATAACGAGGTGGGTTGGTGGTTGAGCAGAAGACCAAGTTGGCGACTGCTTTGTTTGTTGCAGCGGATCGAGGGCATagcgctgggctgggcgggccgGCGTCATTGGAGTCACGTGACATGTTGACCCGCCATTTTGATGGGTTCCATTACAAGCGGATTCAAATCATTACAACTGCGGCACAACCATTAGGCCACTGTTTAGGATAAATGTCATAAAATGCACTGAAAAATAATTCACTTGGTATGGAGGTTCTACAATGGCCCCAGTGGCCCTGCCCCTTCGTCCTTTGACGCATCCTTTGCTTCAGTGGAGATGCTGGGAGGGACAGTAGCACTCGGCAGTGTGGTTGTTGCCGAGGGCGAAAGGGGGTTGGTTGGCGACGCCGCTTTGATGGGCGACGTGGGGTTGACGGATGATGCCACCTTGATGGGAGAAGTTGGCTTCGCATCAATGCTGGACGACCGCGGCTTGGTCGGCGATCCCAGGTTCAGAGGCTGCACTGGCACACTGGAGAatggcgatgatggcgactCGGGTTTGGGGACAGGCGGGAGATCACGGTCGAGCGACGCCAAGTCAATCTTGGAACCTGACGCAGAGCCAGATCCTGAAGCCTGTgccgttggcgccggcggggcgtAGTTCGGGTGGTCGGGAATCGCTCGAATAgcctcctgcgccgcctTCCATGCCTCGAGGTTCTGCCTACACCATTCTCGGTGGATCGTGGCGAGCTGAATGCCGAGCTGGCGAAGGTCGGCAACCTTTTGCCTCTGGAACCTGTCGAGATCGGCCTGCAGCGTGGTCGAGGCGTATTTCAGGTCCTGAGCCGAGGCCTGCAGCGAGTCCTCAAGCTGAGAAATGTTGTCCCTTGTCCTTCCGATGCTAGCTCGTCTTGTCGCCTCAGGGTCGACGTCCATCATGCCACTGAGGCTGTGCTTGACGGCTGAGAGCAGGCCAAACGACTGTGCCGCACGGCGGGGTGTTGGTCGAGGCGAGGTCTCCTCCGCTGCCTGGTCTGGGTTTTTGGTCGGTGTCGTGGGAGCAGAGTTGGGGTCGATGATCCGCGAGCCGCGGTCCAGTGCCTCCTCCAGACGACGTGACTCGCGCTCAGCGGCCTCTAGGAGCTCCAGCTTGTCCCTCTGGTTCTCCAGAGCCTCCTGCACCAGCTCATACTGGACATGCTTCTGGTGGCGGAACGACAGGCGCTGGCGAATCAGCTGGCCAAACTGGGCATATGTGTGAAGCGGCTCCGTGGCGTGCGTCTCCCACGAGTTGATCTGTAGAGTCAGCTGAAGGTTCGCACTGAACACAGCTGTACTCACCAAATCCGTTGTCCCCTCGTAGTCCTTGTCCACGGCCTGGCCGACCTTCTCAATGGCGTCGCCCAGAGGGCCCGTCTGGGCCAAGCTGAACTCGTTCCACTGAGCACCGAGTTCGGCCATGTCGCTCGCATGTTCGCCCCAGCGCTTCACAACGCGTCGGTTGACCTTCTCCATCGTGCCGCCAAAGTGCTGCTGGAACTTGTCGGTGAAGATCTCCGACTCGAGGAAGCGCTGGTCAGGGCGCTGAAGTGGGTGGTTGGGGGAGGGTGTCGGGAGTAGGTGGTGTGCAATGTAGGCCGtagacgtcgacgccgagtcctCTTCTGGCCCAGGAGTGAACGTCGGGTTGTGCGACGGCGCGTGGAGGGGGTTCTTGGGAAGGAGAGACACAGGAGGCGAGTGGAGAACCTCGGACTGGAACGTCAGCAGATGCCAAACGGCAACGGTTCATCTACTTacccagctcgccgagtcaTCCAGAAAGCGGTGAAAGACGTGGTCTCCGCCAAGAATGGGGTGgcgggcaaggcggcggaggaagtcctcgagcaggcgcttGCGCTTTGAGATGGTCGTCGCGtcctccttggtcttggACTGGCCCTTGACCGCATAGTCGGTGATGCTCTGCTTGGACGGGATAGGCGGGATAATGAGGACGGGGTAGAGGCCTTGAAGGGCCTGGTGGAGACTGAGGAACTGGGAgtacctcctcctcacggTGCTCGACTGCGACGTCAGCCATGATGACAGTGCCTAATACTCACGCCTAGGCGGATAACATAGGTAATGTAGCTCGTCTTTCCACCCTCGGTCGTCTTGAACGCGTCGACAATGCTAATctcgtcaccgccgctgATCTGCCTGTCGCGATCGCAGCAAAAGTCCTCCTTCGGCTTGGGTCCGGACAGGCGGCTGCTCCCGCGCTTGGGCTCCTTTGCAGGGTCGGGGAACGATGCACgctgcgtcggcggcggagagcTTGACGCGACAGACCCGACGCTCAGGCTCGACTGTGTGCGCGGGTTCGCTGTTGCATTGCCTGGGCTGGTTGATGACGCGTGGGAGTTGGTGCGCGACAGCTGTagcggcgaggacggggccgaggacgagtttggcTCTGTCGCGAACGGGTTGGAGGCGGGGTCCTCCATTCTGCCTGCGAGAGTGATGGTGAGTACGGGGGTGGCCGTAGGTGAGTCGCTGTTTGTGACTTTGGACGAGGTATTGGGACGTCGATGGAGAGAGATTGCAAGGTGATGGCCGGGTGCGGCTGTGCATTCAGTCAGTCAGTCCGACGCCCGCTGCCTGCcccgtccaccaccactgctcgTCATCGCATCGTCACTGTGCTCAGGGGAATGGGGGACTTGGGTTACGTAAGGTAGTGATAACAAATGCCACGTATAAAAATGTCgcatggctggctgggtgacGCCGCGCGTCCAGCGACCTCTGGACACTGACGCACACCCTcgaagcaagcaagcaggcaTCATCAGCAACGACGAGGAGTAACAACCACACCTTCCCTCATCCTCCCTCGCCTTGCTCAACACTCACACCATGGCGACATCAAAGATCCCCGCGCCCTCCAACACGGGCTTCGACTTTGGAAACTATGCCCGTAACGAGttcctcggcgctcgcctGAACGGCGTCGCAAAGGGTGGGTTGAACGTCGCGTGTTCCGTAACCTAACCCTCAGCCACCTCGACCGGTACTACCATTGTCGGCCTCAAgttcggcggcggtgacacTGGTGACGAGCCCGGTGTCTgccttggcgccgacacgcgTGCCACCGGCGGCCCCATTGTCGCTGACAAGAACTGCGAGAAGGTACGTCGATCGACAGCTTGGCTGGCCGTGGTGCTGACAGGCAGATTCACTACCTCACTCCATTGATCAGGTGTTGCGGTGCCGGTACGGCTGCTGACACTGAGTGAGTTTGCAATCGTGAGGGTGATGTGCAGAGCTAACTCGTCAGGTTTGTCACCAACCTCATCTCGTCCAACCTCGAGGTGAGCTGATCTTTCGCTTCCGCTTGGGTCtagctcacgccccagctcCACGCTCTGTCGCAGGGAAGGCCAGCACGAGTTGTTACTGCCATGACCATGCTCAAGCAGTACCTCTACCGCTACCAGGGTCACGTTGGtgcccacctcgtcctcggtggtgTCGACTCGAGCGGACCTCAGCTCTTCACCGTCCACGCGCACGGCTCAACTGACAAGCTCCCCTACGTCACCATGGGCTCGGGTTCGCTCGCTGCCATGGCCGTCTTTGAGGCGCACTACAAGGAGAACCTGACTGTGAGCTCCGCACTACCTCTGTGTGGAATCAAGCTGACCCCCCTCAGCGCCAGGAGGCCATCGACCTCGTTGCCCGTGCCATCCGCTCCGGTGTCTTCAACGACCTGGGATCGGGTTCCAACGTCGACGTCAGCATCATTGACAAGAACGGTACCGAGACGCTTCGCAACTACGAGATGCCCGTGAGTGGCTGGCGGAAATGCTGGTGGACACAGCTGACAACCTTAGAACGAGCGTGGTGTCAAGTCACGCAACTACAAGTTCAGGCGCGGAACGACCGCCTGGCTGAAGGAGAACGTCCGCGACCTCATCGTGTCGGAGGAGGTTCGCGGAACAGTTGGCGCTGGTGCCGCGCAGCCGGGAGGCGGCACCGTCGAGGCtgtggccgtcggcgccggccctGGCGGCGAAGAGGGCATGGAGGTCGATGCATAGGGCCCCAGCCGCTAGCACAGAGTATAGTAGAGCGTCAGATGCATGTATACAAGCAGGAGGGGTGCGAGGAGGCGAGAGTTGTTGGCTACTGAGCTGGGCTGGTCTTCGGCGTCGCCCGTGGGAAACTTCTGCCCTGCCGCCACTGAGGATGACGCAAGAGATGCGAGATGGTAAGCTGATGTCCAGTTCGCACCAAGTTCTGGCAACAACAAGCATCCGCGCAATGAGCGACACGGCCTCGCCGAGACCAAGAAAGCGGCGACGCGTGAGCGGTATGTGGCTAACGAGAGGAGTGGTCCATCTAACAGCCACAGCGTCCCCGGCCCCAGGCATAAccctcgacgacacggcctTCCCGCACATCCTCGACCAAGTCCTAACCTACGCTTCCCTGCCCACGCTCTACACCCTGCGGCTCGTCTCAAGGTCCGTCCAGACGCGCGTAGACACGCTCCTCTACACGCATGTGCGCCTCTCCCTCTCCGCGcaagacgaggacgccgacggcgagccctACGGCGTGGTGATGTCCGGTCTCGACGCTAAGCTGCCAGGCTTCTGGCCGCGCACGTCGCAGTGGTGGTCGTTCGCAGTCGGCCTCACGCGGCCAGAGGACTCGCACAccgagcccgcgcgcgacgtcgtagCGGACATCACGCctccgcagcggcgcgcgcagctcgcgcgctggTCCGGCGCGCTAGCGCACGTCCGCACGCTggacgccgagacgggcggcATTGCGGCCGGGTGGATCGCGCTCCATGTCCCCCGGCtccgcacgctgcgcgtCTTCTCCGACGAGAAGGGGGTGTATCCCTCCCGCCTGCCGTCGGCGCACACGCTCGTCATCTTCCCGCCGTCCCAGCCCAGCCTCGAGACGACGAACGGGCCAAGCTACGCCCCGCGGACGCGACAcaaggcggcgcgcacgctgccgctcggcgccaagcgCGTAGTCTACCACGTCAAGTTCCCCGTTGCGCCTGACCCGCTCCTCGTGTGGTCCTGGCCCGAGGGGTAcattgccgacgaggaggtgttCGTGTTCTCCGACTCGGCACCGAATATCGTGCCGGGCGAGTTCTTCGTGTGCCAGGCCGTCATGCGGCACGGCGTCTCGCGGCGCTTCCCCAAactcgcggccgaggtcgcgcgccgcaTACGACGAGGGGTCAAGGTCACGCTGGTCGACTACGACCTGATTGACGGCATCTGGCTCCAGTTCGAGCCGGGCAGCATGcgccgccagctgctcgactgTATCGGCGAGCTGTTGgcccaggaggaggagggcaaaGAGGCTGATCTCGTGCTGCCTGTCCCTGCTGGCGCGGtggacgagctgctgcactttgtcagcggcgaggagtGGCGCGCGGGCCTGAGTGATGAGGACGCCGCGCTGTTCGCCGTGCCGGAGAGAGCTACTGCACTGCTGGAGCGCGTGAGGGAGAAGAAccacgccgaggacaagctcTCCAGCATGATTATCAACACGCTCCGACATGAGATTCCCGGCCCGCACCCGTTTGACGACTAGGAGGTGGTTCATAATGTAACATGCAGTGTAGTCTAATGTACGAGATGTATGTGGCGAGTACAGAGCAAGCATCACCACGTCGATTTGAACGGGTCAGGCAGCGAGTGCGCCTTGTTGACAACGTCGCGCCATGCCCACTCACGATATCCCCTCTCCCCAGGCTCGCGCTTCCCCACCTCCTTGCGCGGAGCATGCTGCTCCAGCCGGAGCGGTATGgcaacctcggcgcggacctCGTGCGCATACTCGTCGGCACTGACGAagcgcagcaggcgcgcaaTGTCATCCTTGGCCTGCGCGTCTGCCTCAGCGCCAGCCGGCacagccggcgcgcgcgagccgcccCAAGTCCACCCAGCGGCGCGATAGTGCGTGatggccgcgccgacgccctcgaccaAGCGCGcggcaaagtcgtcgtcAGGGTCAGTACACGGCTCGGTCCACACGCTCGGGGCTGCGTTCCCCAAGTCGACGAGCGTGACCTTGCGCCCCGCGTGGACACGGCACGCGACAGCGTCACGCCACACACGACCCCACTGGCGCGTGCGCACAGCGAGCAcgtacgccgcggcgtcggggtcgggcgtgtcgagctgcgagaagcgcgacgcgcgcaccggctcgctggcggccgctgacgctcgcaGCGGCGGGtcaagcggcggcgcgaagACGAACACGTCCGACGCGGTAGCAGTGTAGGACAGGAAGCGTTCGCTGAagaagacgaggtcgacagACTCGGGCGCAAAGTGGATATGGTGCACGGCGTGCGCTGCGCCCGCGGTGGGGAGGAACGGCTCCGGAGCGAGCGGGTACACGTACGGCCTGTTCTTGAGCGCcgtcagcgcgagcgagtAGAGCGGTGGCGGGGGAAAGATGACCAGTGTGCGGCtggcggggaggacgacgtTGTCGCTGGCGCTGGTCGGGTAGGCGCCCGCCGTGATGCGCAGCATGTCGAGGTGCAGCTCGAGCGAGGACAGGAAGGAgagcacgccggccgaggcgtcCCGGATGTCCAGGACGCGCGTGTGTCGCTTGATCCGTTCGCCGAGGGCTGCGAGCTgcccggcgtcgcggtcTGCGCTGGCGCCGGACCACCATGCCCGCGGGTAGACCTCTGCGCCGGGCAGGCCCGcgccccacccgccgctGAAGGATGCCCAGCCCCACCCGCCGGCCCAGGTCCCGAAGTTGCTCTGTGGTatcagcggcggcgcgtgcaaCGCTCACGAGGTGCAGATGTTTACCTCTGTACCGGGCTCACGGACGAGTGCCGAGCGTATTGGGACGGGGTAGCCTTCCCCTCTGGAAGTATAGCCGTCGCTATCGCCCACGACGACATGCCCGAACAGCcgtgcgtcggcggcctcgcgcagcgctTTCGAGGTGCCGCGCAGGGCGAGTAGCACATCCGGGTCTGCGTGGTCCAGCACCATTGACATTAGGTGCGGGTACGACGCGTGGTCGAAGCCCTCTGCGACGGTGGCGGGCATAGCGAGTGTGATGGTTGATGCAAGTCTGATTGCAGAAGTCGATCTTATCAATCACAACATGACGTCGCCGGACGAGGTTTCCCACGGAAGCTAAGTCGATCACAACAACAAAGGCGGCAAGTGGCAGGTGACAATGTTGCATATTTTGCACAAGAGCGCCAGCCGAGCGTCAAGGGTGAACT
Encoded here:
- the SNX41 gene encoding Sorting nexin-41, whose translation is MEDPASNPFATEPNSSSAPSSPLQLSRTNSHASSTSPGNATANPRTQSSLSVGSVASSSPPPTQRASFPDPAKEPKRGSSRLSGPKPKEDFCCDRDRQISGGDEISIVDAFKTTEGGKTSYITYVIRLGSSTVRRRYSQFLSLHQALQGLYPVLIIPPIPSKQSITDYAVKGQSKTKEDATTISKRKRLLEDFLRRLARHPILGGDHVFHRFLDDSASWSEVLHSPPVSLLPKNPLHAPSHNPTFTPGPEEDSASTSTAYIAHHLLPTPSPNHPLQRPDQRFLESEIFTDKFQQHFGGTMEKVNRRVVKRWGEHASDMAELGAQWNEFSLAQTGPLGDAIEKVGQAVDKDYEGTTDLINSWETHATEPLHTYAQFGQLIRQRLSFRHQKHVQYELVQEALENQRDKLELLEAAERESRRLEEALDRGSRIIDPNSAPTTPTKNPDQAAEETSPRPTPRRAAQSFGLLSAVKHSLSGMMDVDPEATRRASIGRTRDNISQLEDSLQASAQDLKYASTTLQADLDRFQRQKVADLRQLGIQLATIHREWCRQNLEAWKAAQEAIRAIPDHPNYAPPAPTAQASGSGSASGSKIDLASLDRDLPPVPKPESPSSPFSSVPVQPLNLGSPTKPRSSSIDAKPTSPIKVASSVNPTSPIKAASPTNPLSPSATTTLPSATVPPSISTEAKDASKDEGAGPLGPL
- the pup1 gene encoding putative proteasome subunit beta type-2 is translated as MATSKIPAPSNTGFDFGNYARNEFLGARLNGVAKATSTGTTIVGLKFGGGDTGDEPGVCLGADTRATGGPIVADKNCEKIHYLTPLIRCCGAGTAADTEFVTNLISSNLELHALSQGRPARVVTAMTMLKQYLYRYQGHVGAHLVLGGVDSSGPQLFTVHAHGSTDKLPYVTMGSGSLAAMAVFEAHYKENLTRQEAIDLVARAIRSGVFNDLGSGSNVDVSIIDKNGTETLRNYEMPNERGVKSRNYKFRRGTTAWLKENVRDLIVSEEVRGTVGAGAAQPGGGTVEAVAVGAGPGGEEGMEVDA